From Glycine soja cultivar W05 chromosome 4, ASM419377v2, whole genome shotgun sequence, the proteins below share one genomic window:
- the LOC114410016 gene encoding calcium-dependent protein kinase SK5-like, with protein MAKPHSGTPAVAPKPAWVLPYRTENLREVYTLSRKLGQGQFGTTFLCTHKGTGRTYACKSIPKRKLLCKEDYDDVWREIQIMHHLSEQPNVVRIHGTYEDAASVHLVMELCEGGELFDRIVRKGHYSERQAAKLIKTIVEVVEACHSLGVMHRDLKPENFLFDTVEEDAKLKTTDFGLSVFYKPGETFCDVVGSPYYVAPEVLRKHYGPEADVWSAGVILYILLSGVPPFWAETEQGIFRQILLGRLDFQSEPWPSISDSAKDLIRKMLDRNPKTRVTAHQVLCHPWIVDDNIAPDKPLDSAVLSRLKQFSAMNKLKKMALRVIAERLSEEEIGGLKELFRMIDADNSGTITFDELKEGLKRVGSELMESEIKDLMDAADIDNSGTIDYGEFIAATVHLNKLEREENLVSAFSYFDKDGSGYITIDEIQQACKEFGLDDVHIDEIVKEIDQDDDGQIDYGEFAAMMRKGNGGIGRRTMRSTLNFRDTLGIKGHGSD; from the exons ATGGCGAAGCCTCACAGCGGCACCCCCGCGGTCGCACCGAAGCCCGCGTGGGTCCTCCCGTACCGAACCGAGAATCTGCGCGAGGTCTACACTCTGTCCCGAAAACTAGGGCAGGGTCAATTCGGAACCACGTTCCTCTGCACGCACAAGGGCACGGGGCGCACCTACGCCTGCAAGTCAATCCCGAAGCGGAAGCTGCTCTGCAAGGAGGACTACGACGACGTGTGGAGGGAGATTCAGATAATGCACCACCTCTCCGAGCAGCCCAACGTGGTGCGCATCCACGGCACCTACGAGGACGCCGCCTCCGTCCACCTCGTCATGGAGCTCTGCGAGGGCGGCGAGCTCTTCGACAGGATTGTGCGGAAGGGACACTACAGCGAGCGACAGGCCGCCAAGCTCATCAAGACCATTGTTGAGGTTGTGGAGGCCTGTCACTCGCTTGGTGTGATGCATAGGGACCTCAAGCCTGAGAACTTTCTGTTTGATACTGTCGAGGAGGATGCTAAGCTCAAAACCACCGATTTTGGCCTCTCCGTGTTTTATAAGCCAG GTGAAACCTTTTGTGACGTTGTTGGAAGCCCGTACTATGTTGCACCAGAGGTCTTGCGTAAGCATTATGGTCCTGAAGCAGACGTGTGGAGTGCTGGTGTTATTTTGTACATCTTATTAAGTGGGGTGCCACCATTTTGGGCTG AAACAGAGCAGGGGATTTTCCGACAGATTTTGCTAGGAAGACTAGATTTCCAGTCTGAGCCATGGCCTAGCATTTCAGACAGTGCCAAAGATCTAATTCGAAAAATGCTTGATCGGAATCCAAAAACAAGGGTTACAGCTCACCAAGTACTCT GTCACCCTTGGATTGTTGATGACAACATTGCACCAGATAAACCTCTTGATTCTGCTGTTTTATCACGCCTGAAGCAGTTCTCTGCAATGAATAAACTTAAAAAGATGGCTTTGCGA GTTATTGCAGAGAGGCTCTCTGAGGAAGAAATTGGTGGTCTGAAGGAATTATTCCGGATGATTGATGCAGATAACAGTGGTACTATAACATTTGATGAGCTAAAAGAAGGCTTAAAGCGAGTAGGATCTGAACTAATGGAGTCTGAAATCAAGGATCTTATGGATGCT GCAGATATTGATAATAGTGGGACAATAGACTATGGTGAATTCATTGCTGCTACGGTTCACTTAAATAAGCTGGAGAGAGAGGAAAATTTGGTGTCAGCTTTCTCCTATTTTGATAAAGATGGAAGTGGTTATATAACCATTGATGAGATACAACAGGCTTGTAAGGAGTTCGGTTTGGATGATGTCCATATCGATGAAATTGTCAAGGAAATTGATCAAGACGAT